From Triticum aestivum cultivar Chinese Spring chromosome 7B, IWGSC CS RefSeq v2.1, whole genome shotgun sequence:
AACGGACGTCCGGTTGGGGTTGTGTGCTGGAGTTGGCCTGATGGAAACGCCGACACCAACCAaattttgcaaaatttcagagcTGGGGATTCGGAATTAGggctctttgattcaaaggaattctatAGGAGTTTGGGAGGATTTTGTGAGATTTTCATATATAGCgatataaacgctcttatatttttttaggTGGGAGTAGTAGTGTgtcatttgattcataggaatAGAATCCTTTTTCCCTAAAAGGATCATTTTTTTTCATGTGGCATGAAACACTCTTTGACcaaatttctatgattttctagCCTTATATAGGATTCAAAATGATATTCCAATCGTGTGTTTCCCCCATTCCATGTATTTTAATAATCTTGCACTCAATAGATTTGGCACTGCAGGAATTGATAAAATCTTCATTTGGGGATGCATTTAAACTACATATCAGATACATCTTGATCAATCTTTTATTTTCTCAGTAAGTGAATGGATTTTAGATTTGGAATTTAATGGCACACTAGATACACTAtggacgtgtttggttgcccgcagtAAAGCCAACTATGTTGAGTTGGACCACGaaaagtgtgtttggttgcatatGGGGTGGGCGGGCTCGCATCGGCACGAACCTTAAAGCAGCCACGGTCTGGCTCGTTGGAAACCCTCGAATCGGCagtttccagcgagccaggctcAATGTGACACAAGCTCGCACACGCGGGAGCAGCCCCAAAACAAGTGGGGATGGCAGGATATGAAAATAACGCGTGGAGGCACGACGCCAAATCTAGCCTCACCCCCCCCCCTAAAAAATTTACTCGGTCACCACTACCTCTAGGACAACCACTTCCTCCAGCCTCACcaccggcggcgacggcgacttaGATCTGTGCAAGGGGCGGCAGCGAATGCAACAACAGCAGTATCCGGTAGCAAGAGTTGGTGCTCCCCCTCCTgttagccgccgttgggtcgtccttGACTCAAccatgctcccccccccccccgccgtcctCGTCTCCGATGCCGGTAAGCAACACCCCATCTCCTCTATGTTAGGTCGGTTGTTAGGATCGATTTCCCCATTGCTCAACGGACCCTCGATGTTGACTAGGTTATGGACGCACGGATGAGGCTGGTAGTTCAGGCAGCAGCATTGATGGCTGTGATTCAGGCATGGCTCTTGCTCATGCACAGGAGAGATGTTCGTCTTGGTGAGAGACCTGTCATCGGTTATGCTCCAATGCTTACGTGGGAGCAGGAGAGGATCGccaatctgaactacatctacaactgcaagGACACATAAGCCCTATGGATGCTTCgaatgaaaagagcaccatttGCCAGACCTGTCCGGACCTTCAGGAGCAGGGGACTACTACAAGATAGCATCCACACCAGCATGGaagagcaagtggccatgttcCTTCATGTTGTTAGCCATAACCAGAAGTTTAGGTTATGCACAACACGTTtaggagatcaatggagaccatctcaAGGTACTTCAAGCAAGTGCTTTATGCTGCTGGGGAGCTCAGAGGAGAAATGATCAAGTCACCGACCGTTCGGACTCCTACCAAGATTCGCActagcccaagatggtatccatacttcagGCTGAGCACTGACTCAGCTTGTATGTGCTTCATGGGttgatatgcttgtattgttcaagGTGAGCACTAACACAATCTTCATTTGCCCCttcaggattgcattggggcaatagatggtactcatgtcactgccaAAAGTGCCGAAGTCACAATCTGCAGCATATagggggaggaagcactacacaagccagaatgtgcttgctgctATTGACTTCGATCTGAAGTTCACCTATGTGTTGGCCGACTGGGAAGGGTCAGCACATGATGCTAACATTCTTAGGGACAACATGAGTTGTCCTGATGGCATCAACTTCCTCGATGTCAAATTCTACCTAGGAGATGTTGGCTATGCATGTCAGTCAGATATTCTTCCATCCTTCAGGAAAATCATGTACCTTTTGAACGAGTTCGCTGGTAGACACTATTCTAGGACTCCACATGAGTTGTTCAATctcagacactccagccttagagtTACTGTTGAGAGGGCTTTGGAGCTGTGAAGAACGGGTTTAAGATCCTAGATCAAAAGCCATTCCACACTTTCCACACTTTTCCTACCTAGGTCAAGCTTGTTCTTGCTTGTAGCATTCTGCATAACTAAATCCTGCAATGGGGTTGTGATGAACTGGTGCCCGAGGAGGAAGATGTGACGCCTGACGATGTTGTCAGCTCTATCCATGGTTTGGAGGCATTTGGCAACGAAGCCTAAAAGAAAAAAAGGATGGAGTGGGCACAGGGAATATGGGATGACAGAGGTCAGACAAGgatccgaagaagaagaagaaaagcaagagcagcaacagaagaagaggaagagcagcagaagaggaggaggaggaagacgaagaactAATTAGCATCGATGACGAACTTTCCCCTATTCAACGATATGGCTCTTAATAATGTGTACTGTCATTTGATAGTGTTAGGATGAACCGTAATTTGTTTCGTAGCTAGGAATGAAACTGTTCAGATCGTGTGTGGTAAAGTCACCACTAATGACAAATGATGACAACACCTTATGCAGATTGCAACCAAACAGCGTGTGATATGTGCACCTAGTGCGGGTAAAATTTAGTTCCCTCATGCAGCTAAACTATATGCGAGCAACCAAACTATGTGCAGAATGATGGTTGTTTTTCCTCAGCATGTGATATAGGCTCATCTGTGAATCACATGCAATGCAGGCAAAATCGATGCGCACAACCGAATAAGTCCTATGTGATTAAAGATTCTGATGACACGGTAGATACGAAAAATACATGGTCCTTTGATTAAAAGGAATTTCACAAAAGAATTTAGAGGATTTGACACCTTGCTTTGTTTTTCCTATGATGTTTTCCAATCCTAGGATTCATACATAACATTCCAATCCTACTTCTCAAACATCTTGCCTTGCTTTTTCCTCCGAAGTATTGCAGACCAAGGATTCATACATGACATTCTAATCctactttttctttctttctattcACATGCTTTAGAATTCTTGCGAATCAAATGCTCCCTGAAGTTTAACAAATTTTGCAGGTTCAGTTTTGTACAAAACTAGCACCCGGTGCAGTTCCTTCAGAGAGTTCAGAGCATAAGACTGAAGCAAAGTACAGAAGCACTTTGGTCATTGCCACAGCACTGTACCATTGTTACGAAGTTTTTGGCTTACGGCCTTCTTTGCCCCGGCAGCATCTGAGCTGGGAAACTAACCAGCAGCTATCCCCTGACAAAGAAGCCACTCTACAGGCAATCTCTACCCTCTCTACATGATCACATAagtgcagaaaagaaaagaagccCTCATCTGCTTCACTTCTAGGGGGAATGAAATGAAATCCCAAGACAGAATGTTCATGGGAGCAAGAACGTCCTCCCCTAGGTCTCTTTCTCCGCGGCTTTCTGCAGAAGAGCCGCCTGGCTGACAAACCTCCCCTGCAAGAACCAAAGCAGAGCATGAGAACCTTCACGAGCTCTTTTCAAACTTCAACAAACTACACTACTTTCGAGGGCCCAAAACTCAGCGGCGTTTGGGTTGCAACAGTGAGCTTTTGGCATTGCAAAAATTTATGTGCTCAAGAATGAGTTCCGGTGCTTGCCTTGACCCGAGGACGAGACTCGGCGTGCACCTTCCGTGCTTGGTACCGAGTCTTATTTGAGAGGAGGGGAGTGCACTGCTTCTGCTTGTGCTTCAATTTCTGTATGCTGCCTTCCCTGATAGCACCAGCAGCACCATTCTCTAGAAACAGTTCAATGTCTGAAAGTTTAGCCTGCAAACGAAGGATACACACTAGTCAGTGCAAGATATTTCTTTGCTTTAGTAAATAGGCTACATAAGAGTTGTAGGCTTTATAGCTCACAACATGGTCTTCAGCATGCTGAAGTAGGTTCTTTTAGGGGAGCATGCTGAAGCAGTTTATGGCTGTGTAGAACATGTTTCCCAGCAACAATAAATCTATGAAATAATGCAAGTGCCATATATAGTTGACAGTAGAAAAAATCATCTAAAAATGATCTATTTTTGATAGGTGCAATACAGCAAAGAAGTAGAAAAATACATTTGCCACTTGTTAAGGAAATCTTCAGGTAGAAAAGGTCAAGCCAATACGGGATATAATATGCCACAGTACATATGTTTATGAGTCCAAAAGCACCAGTTTGAGCCCAACCACTGCCTAACAAAAAGAAAGAGATCCGTTGCATGCCTCAAGGTATCCAGTTATCCAATGTGATACAATTGAGATAAGCTATAACTCACTGAACGGTTCAATTAACCTATAGTTGTTATAAAGCTCATTTTTCTTGTGCATTTACCATTGTTAAAGAGTATTTCAACAAAATCACATGAACAATAGACAGAGGTACCGAAATTAGTTGTTGGTAAAACAGTCTTTCTTTGGTGTTCATGCTAGTGAAAAATATATATTCTTTTGTTGTATTTTTCCTTGTCCTGATTAGACTGATGCAAACATGTATTCATTCTGTAAGGATGTATTACTAATATTCTGATAATCCAGGCTCAGTGGAAGAAGCATTTCCTGAAGATTATAACTCAAGGAGATATATTAGACTAGAATAAGATAATGGAATTTTGAGTTACAATGGGTAGTAATGCTTGTAGTTGTAGTATTGCATATGAAACAGCTGTGAAGGATCTCCATTAAGTAGATTAAAATTAGATACAACTGCACAGGGCAATGTGGATTGAAGATTTGTTTTCCTTCTTCCATCTACACACTCCAAATGATTAAACACTTGGATGTGATGCACTGTTTTCGTTAATAAATGTGCCGAGAAGTTGAAATTATCGTATAGTACTTGACAAATTAGTTTTACTGAAAGATTTTTTTTCACTAACAGAGACCAGCAGCTACCCATAATTAAGTTGTGATGTAGTGCAGGTATTTCAATCGATCACTTGTGCCAGGGATACATGAACAGGAATACCTTTTATATATATCTATCTAAAGAAACTAGAAATTCTTACCAGCCCATCAGTGGATGATGCATCAGGTATGTTGCCGTCAGCGAACACGGAGCCTCTGTCATACCACGCCTTCAGCACCTCCTCAGTGTTGAGGCTCAGGCCCAATCCTGTCTTGGGCGCCTTCGGTCCAAAAATTCCATCATCCCCATAAGCAGGGTCAGGAATTTCCTCCTTAACACATGTAATGCACGGCCCAGCGGCAATGTCCTTCAACGCCTTCTtcttagtcttcttcttcttcttctccaccggCGGTGGTGGTTCCATCGATGGGGGAGGCGCCGGCATAATGTCCTTCAATGGAATGGCAGGGCACATCCACCATTCGCTGTCATCGTCATGCCGCTTGAGCGCCTGCTTGATGTTGGACCGGGAGCGCCGGAACCCGAGTCCGAGCACCATGAGGTTTCTGATGTAGGGGTCTATGCCGGAGCTGGAGAGGACACGGTTAATGGAAGAGGCATCGCTGCCGCTTTCCATACTGAGTTTGCCCATGATGCCATCGATCCCCTCCGCGGCGGCGCCCTCGTCGAGGCCGCCGAGGAGGAAAGAGTCTGCGTCAAAGCTgtcgtcatcatcctcatagtcGAGCTCCCCGGGCCCGTCCGCGCCGGCGGCGCCGTCAGGGGTCCCGGGGGACGGCGCGGAGTCGCGGAACTCGGTGAAGGCGCTGCTGACGGCCGCCGGCGACGGGCAGGCCCTGGCGAGGACGGGGCTCCGCGGCGtggtcggcggcgcggcggcgtcgcggaggAGGCAGGCGGCGTTGCCGAGGACGGGGAAGGGCGGGAGCAGGTCCGCGCGGGAGGGGTCGTCGGCGAGCGCGGAGGCGAGGCCGAGGAGCctcggcgacggcggcgccctgTCCCCGGCGGGGAAGACGGAGGGGTACATGGAGGCGAGCAGCGCGGCCGCCTCGTTGTAGGTCTGGTTGGGGCGCTTCCGCGGCGTGCGCGCCCGCTTGAGCGAGagcgaggaggccgaggaggagttgGAGGCGTCGGAGAGCGCCGAGGACGCCGAGGAGTGCGCCGGCCGCAGCGGCGCCGCCCCCGCGCCCGGCGCCGACGACGCCCCGACCGCCGCCGCCTTGACCATGTCCAGGTCCGGCAGCCGGATGCCCGTCGGGATGCAGGACGACGCCATCGATCGGAGCGGGGAGATGCCCtagagagaaaggaaaaaaatcctgCCCGATGAGGAGGGGTTAGGGGAGAAGATCGCGAGTGATGTGATGGAAGAAATCCGGGCGGAAATCAATCAATCTGGACCCGAAATcgcaggaggagggaggaggggaaatCGGTGCGTGGATGCGCCGCCAGGAAAGGCGAGACCCCCAAACCCCCACCAAACCCCCGCAACCACAAGAGGACGCCTCGTGTACCTGGCTGAAAACCAGGGGGAACAGAGGAAAGGGTAAAGTCCAAAGCAAGCGTGGAGACCGAGGAATTGTTTCTTGTCTAGAAAGACACCACCGCTTCCGCCTCCGCTCGGAGCTGGAGGCCGCCGACGCCCGGcttgaggagaggagaggagaggacggcCGGCCGGAAGAGAGAATAGAGAAAAGAAATGCGATCCTGGGGGAAAAGGCGATCACCAGGGCACCCACCGAGCTGAGCTAAATCGAGGGCCTAGGAGGGAAGCAGAGCAGACGCTCTGCGGCGGGCAGGGCAGGAGGGAGCAGGGCGTCACGGGCTCACGGGTTCGCCACTACGGGCCTCGGGGGACGGGCGCGACTCATCAATCGAAAGAAAGATAATCAAGAGCCCACACGCTGCCGTTTCTTTCTCGCTGCCGTTTCCCCTTTCTCTTTTGGATCGAGGCCAGGAGATCGGTCGCAAGAGAGGAAGAAGCAACGGGACGAGCGGTACAAAGCCTCTGCTGGATGACACTCCGGCTCCAGCTCCAGGGAGTGATCAAGAACAGGGCACTGGGGGCATGTGGGGGGACGGACGGAGAAAACACGGAAGCAATCAAACCAACCGCTGCTCATGAAACCAGCCAGCGGATGCGTTACGCCGGCAGGCGGCTGCAGTTGTCCGATGCAGTGCTCTGCTAGTAGGGTCGCCGTTGGACCCTAGCGAGCGAGACGAGAAACGAGACACGGAAtcatcaaaagaaaagaaaagaaaagaaggttAACCTAACTAACAGTCGTCCGTTGGTTGGTTGGCTTGGGACGCAGACGGAGCTCGCTTTCACTTGTCCCTGTCTTGGCGGGCCCTACCTACCTGCGCACCACGACGCTTCTCGTGTGCAGCGCAACAGGGCCATGGGGACACGGTGGGGCTGCGTGCCTGTGTTTCGCTCTCACGTGTCATGTGAGGTTTCTTGAGAGCAACGGGCCTTGTGTGGGTGCGGCCTTGTGGGGACTGGTGCTACGTACGTACACGTGTGGGCGCGCTAGCCGTACCAGCTCACCGGTGGACTGACACTAACGATTGCTGTTaatctcgtgcgcacgcacgcgtGTAACCTACTAACCTTGACCACTGCGGTGAGATATAATGGCTCTCTGCAATTTTGACCAAAAATCAGGTCCACCGTACTATGTGATGCATCTGTTTTCACACTCTCAgatacctggccatgggcagcccggcccggacGGGCCAAAAATCCCGGACCGGGCTGAGCCCGAGTATGccatcgggccgggctcgggcctaaaaCTGAGCCTGATGGACAGGTCGGTCCGGGCACGGGCTTGAAGAAAACACAATTTTAGCCGTAGTCAGGCTGGGCTGTGTCGGGCTTTCTTGGGCTTGGGCCTGGATTTTTAGCACTGTGCTTTTTTTTGCCCGGCCCGAGATATGCCCAGGTATACTCTCAGTACTTCCCTGTGTCCCTCCCGGGAACGCCTCGTGAGCAACCTTACCGGTGCCGCCATCGCTCCAATCCGGCTCTTCTCCCACCTGGTCGTCGTCGAAGGTGCACAGCCGAGCAAAGCCCGCGCAGCGTCGCCGTCGTCCATGTGAGGAGCGACCACGCAGGGGACAGGAGGGGGCGCGAGGGGCGGATTGATGTGTTGAATCGACCGTCTATGGAGCAGGGTGTGTtgtggtgcgtgggaggggggagggggtagcGTCGAGGTGATGGAAGCAGCATGACGCGGGTATGTCGAGTCTGGTATCTCCACCCTTCGGGTGGCAGCGCGTCTGACACAAGGCTGTGCCCAGGAACCAAGTTGGTTTTTGACCTCGGGTGCTGCTTCTCTGGTCCTGTTGGCATGGTGCTCGGCAGGGCTCAGAGGTCCGTGCTTGCATCCAGTGGCTTGTTTCTAGTCGGCAGTTTTGCGTATTTGGCGGCGGCTGCTCATGGGTGGCTGTCTGCGGCCTCCCCGAGGTGCGTTGGTTGCGACATTGGTGGGGGTTCTTTGTCGGCAGGCTAGGTCGTGATGGTTGTGGTGCTCGGTGGACTTGCCGACGTCGGAGTAGGTTGGTGTGCCGGAGCTTGGGTGAAGACCCTATCTCAGCCTTGGCCTTGTGACCGGTATGGCGGTGGTTGCAGGCATCGTAGACCATCTCGGAGGCATCGCTCCATTGTTGCCGCACTAGATCATGTGTGATCGAACGGTGGCGTCACTTCCCTTGTCGAGGGCTTCATCCTTTGAGTTGGGCCTCGGTAATGTGACCTAGGGAAGGCGCCAGTGTTGGCATCGAGGCTTATGTGGCAAGGATGGTGTCAGGGGAATACCCAACCGGG
This genomic window contains:
- the LOC123156948 gene encoding protein CHLOROPLAST IMPORT APPARATUS 2, encoding MASSCIPTGIRLPDLDMVKAAAVGASSAPGAGAAPLRPAHSSASSALSDASNSSSASSLSLKRARTPRKRPNQTYNEAAALLASMYPSVFPAGDRAPPSPRLLGLASALADDPSRADLLPPFPVLGNAACLLRDAAAPPTTPRSPVLARACPSPAAVSSAFTEFRDSAPSPGTPDGAAGADGPGELDYEDDDDSFDADSFLLGGLDEGAAAEGIDGIMGKLSMESGSDASSINRVLSSSGIDPYIRNLMVLGLGFRRSRSNIKQALKRHDDDSEWWMCPAIPLKDIMPAPPPSMEPPPPVEKKKKKTKKKALKDIAAGPCITCVKEEIPDPAYGDDGIFGPKAPKTGLGLSLNTEEVLKAWYDRGSVFADGNIPDASSTDGLAKLSDIELFLENGAAGAIREGSIQKLKHKQKQCTPLLSNKTRYQARKVHAESRPRVKGRFVSQAALLQKAAEKET